In Zingiber officinale cultivar Zhangliang chromosome 8B, Zo_v1.1, whole genome shotgun sequence, a single genomic region encodes these proteins:
- the LOC122017600 gene encoding probable transcription factor KAN2 isoform X2, translated as MEFFSAQPDLSLRISPPSATSTDESIELGFWRKPSVSTASSSPFAAAAAKAGVGEATTDFTLKTSPTCPYFLHFDQHHHQDPLSLMKPIRGIPVYDRRLPLPFTLCDSSSSSSNSLFAPAQLGLSRMSSPRYYLPPQRLFAGKRGARAPRMRWTATLHARFVHAVELLGGHERATPKSVLELMDVKDLTLAHVKSHLQMYRTVKNTDHRTSASGYDQNGSSRELVSDDNSSEGPNLLTLGSTMHQGRESYLNGELRNTAKSLKSSFLFFGAEGHGNKKHGSVFRIEPEQTQSRLHIG; from the exons atggaGTTCTTCTCAGCACAGCCAGATTTGTCACTGAGAATCAGCCCACCGAGTGCCACTTCCACCGATGAGAGTATTGAGCTAGGGTTTTGGAGGAAGCCGTCCGTCAGTACCGCCTCCAGTAGTCCTttcgcggcggcggcggcgaaagCGGGCGTCGGCGAGGCCACAACTGACTTCACCCTGAAAACAAGCCCGACGTGTCCCTACTTCCTCCATTTCGACCAGCACCACCACCAGGACCCCCTCAGTTTGATGAAGCCCATAAGGGGGATCCCCGTCTACGACCGCCGGCTGCCCCTGCCGTTCACTCTGTGCGACTCCTCTTCCTCCTCGAGCAACTCTCTCTTCGCCCCGGCTCAATTAGGGTTGTCGAGGATGTCGTCGCCGAGGTACTACTTGCCGCCGCAGCGGCTCTTCGCGGGGAAACGGGGGGCGAGGGCGCCGAGAATGCGATGGACGGCGACGCTCCACGCCCGGTTCGTCCATGCGGTCGAGCTGCTCGGCGGCCATGAGA GAGCCACTCCCAAGTCAGTTCTTGAGCTCATGGATGTGAAAGATCTCACCTTGGCCCATGTCAAATCTCACTTGCAG ATGTATAGGACTGTGAAGAACACAGATCACAGGACATCAGCTTCAG GGTATGATCAGAATGGATCGAGTAGAGAATTAGTCTCTGACGATAACTCATCAGAGGGTCCAAATTTGCTCACATTGGGATCGACCATGCATCAGGGAAG GGAAAGCTACCTCAATGGTGAACTGAGGAATACTGCTAAATCGCTTAAG tcttcttttcttttttttggtGCAGAAGGACATGGAAACAAGAAACATGGAAGTGTTTTCAGAATTGAGCCCGAGCAAACTCAATCTAGACTTCACATTGGGTAG
- the LOC122017600 gene encoding probable transcription factor KAN2 isoform X1 encodes MEFFSAQPDLSLRISPPSATSTDESIELGFWRKPSVSTASSSPFAAAAAKAGVGEATTDFTLKTSPTCPYFLHFDQHHHQDPLSLMKPIRGIPVYDRRLPLPFTLCDSSSSSSNSLFAPAQLGLSRMSSPRYYLPPQRLFAGKRGARAPRMRWTATLHARFVHAVELLGGHERATPKSVLELMDVKDLTLAHVKSHLQMYRTVKNTDHRTSASDNFEGYDQNGSSRELVSDDNSSEGPNLLTLGSTMHQGRESYLNGELRNTAKSLKSSFLFFGAEGHGNKKHGSVFRIEPEQTQSRLHIG; translated from the exons atggaGTTCTTCTCAGCACAGCCAGATTTGTCACTGAGAATCAGCCCACCGAGTGCCACTTCCACCGATGAGAGTATTGAGCTAGGGTTTTGGAGGAAGCCGTCCGTCAGTACCGCCTCCAGTAGTCCTttcgcggcggcggcggcgaaagCGGGCGTCGGCGAGGCCACAACTGACTTCACCCTGAAAACAAGCCCGACGTGTCCCTACTTCCTCCATTTCGACCAGCACCACCACCAGGACCCCCTCAGTTTGATGAAGCCCATAAGGGGGATCCCCGTCTACGACCGCCGGCTGCCCCTGCCGTTCACTCTGTGCGACTCCTCTTCCTCCTCGAGCAACTCTCTCTTCGCCCCGGCTCAATTAGGGTTGTCGAGGATGTCGTCGCCGAGGTACTACTTGCCGCCGCAGCGGCTCTTCGCGGGGAAACGGGGGGCGAGGGCGCCGAGAATGCGATGGACGGCGACGCTCCACGCCCGGTTCGTCCATGCGGTCGAGCTGCTCGGCGGCCATGAGA GAGCCACTCCCAAGTCAGTTCTTGAGCTCATGGATGTGAAAGATCTCACCTTGGCCCATGTCAAATCTCACTTGCAG ATGTATAGGACTGTGAAGAACACAGATCACAGGACATCAGCTTCAG ATAATTTCGAAGGGTATGATCAGAATGGATCGAGTAGAGAATTAGTCTCTGACGATAACTCATCAGAGGGTCCAAATTTGCTCACATTGGGATCGACCATGCATCAGGGAAG GGAAAGCTACCTCAATGGTGAACTGAGGAATACTGCTAAATCGCTTAAG tcttcttttcttttttttggtGCAGAAGGACATGGAAACAAGAAACATGGAAGTGTTTTCAGAATTGAGCCCGAGCAAACTCAATCTAGACTTCACATTGGGTAG
- the LOC122017600 gene encoding probable transcription factor KAN2 isoform X3 — protein sequence MEFFSAQPDLSLRISPPSATSTDESIELGFWRKPSVSTASSSPFAAAAAKAGVGEATTDFTLKTSPTCPYFLHFDQHHHQDPLSLMKPIRGIPVYDRRLPLPFTLCDSSSSSSNSLFAPAQLGLSRMSSPRYYLPPQRLFAGKRGARAPRMRWTATLHARFVHAVELLGGHERATPKSVLELMDVKDLTLAHVKSHLQMYRTVKNTDHRTSASDNFEGYDQNGSSRELVSDDNSSEGPNLLTLGSTMHQGRESYLNGELRNTAKSLKKDMETRNMEVFSELSPSKLNLDFTLGRPQ from the exons atggaGTTCTTCTCAGCACAGCCAGATTTGTCACTGAGAATCAGCCCACCGAGTGCCACTTCCACCGATGAGAGTATTGAGCTAGGGTTTTGGAGGAAGCCGTCCGTCAGTACCGCCTCCAGTAGTCCTttcgcggcggcggcggcgaaagCGGGCGTCGGCGAGGCCACAACTGACTTCACCCTGAAAACAAGCCCGACGTGTCCCTACTTCCTCCATTTCGACCAGCACCACCACCAGGACCCCCTCAGTTTGATGAAGCCCATAAGGGGGATCCCCGTCTACGACCGCCGGCTGCCCCTGCCGTTCACTCTGTGCGACTCCTCTTCCTCCTCGAGCAACTCTCTCTTCGCCCCGGCTCAATTAGGGTTGTCGAGGATGTCGTCGCCGAGGTACTACTTGCCGCCGCAGCGGCTCTTCGCGGGGAAACGGGGGGCGAGGGCGCCGAGAATGCGATGGACGGCGACGCTCCACGCCCGGTTCGTCCATGCGGTCGAGCTGCTCGGCGGCCATGAGA GAGCCACTCCCAAGTCAGTTCTTGAGCTCATGGATGTGAAAGATCTCACCTTGGCCCATGTCAAATCTCACTTGCAG ATGTATAGGACTGTGAAGAACACAGATCACAGGACATCAGCTTCAG ATAATTTCGAAGGGTATGATCAGAATGGATCGAGTAGAGAATTAGTCTCTGACGATAACTCATCAGAGGGTCCAAATTTGCTCACATTGGGATCGACCATGCATCAGGGAAG GGAAAGCTACCTCAATGGTGAACTGAGGAATACTGCTAAATCGCTTAAG AAGGACATGGAAACAAGAAACATGGAAGTGTTTTCAGAATTGAGCCCGAGCAAACTCAATCTAGACTTCACATTGGGTAGGCCACAATGA
- the LOC122013536 gene encoding UDP-glycosyltransferase 73C4-like: protein MANGEIIILPFHDSGHVFPATELASRLAARNYCVTLLLPSAPSTNSSRLSPLIQIVEHPRVHPPSAPPASSSPPPAPPFQEDFSLFRDLLHERMGGEDRSARPVCAIVDVMMGQALDVCREFGLPAAIFFTSSACSAAMDYAAAKIRSGESDALRGLPEEMDLPTADLMRAGPPPLRPRGDLAPPPPPFEHRHHGGGPIPPPLVPGGDLAPPPLPFEHRHQGGGPIPPGPPPALAQMDGAIALLFNTCDDLEHPFLEYLASKAKKPIWGIGPLLPSQFWSAAGSVLRDGAIRSTTGKGNPGAISESDVIEFLDSKPHGSVLYVSFGSIVIPSDEELQELTEALKESSRPFIWALQRHTRRPGAPKVYFPEGLAEEAKGRGMVIHGWAPQLLILSHPAVGGFVTHCGWNSTVEALGLGVPVLAWPVHGDQVWNAKLVVRRLRTGLAVMARAEGW, encoded by the coding sequence ATGGCCAACGGCGAGATCATCATCCTCCCCTTCCACGATTCCGGTCACGTCTTTCCCGCCACCGAGCTCGCCTCCCGCCTCGCCGCCCGGAACTACTGCGTCACCCTTCTCCTCCCTTCGGCTCCCTCCACCAACTCCTCCCGTCTCAGTCCCCTCATCCAAATTGTGGAACATCCCAGGGTTCATCCTCCATCAGCTCCGCCGGCGTCGTCCTCTCCTCCTCCCGCTCCGCCCTTTCAGGAGGATTTCTCGCTCTTTCGAGACCTCCTGCACGAGAGGATGGGCGGGGAGGATCGATCCGCTCGCCCGGTGTGCGCCATCGTGGACGTGATGATGGGCCAGGCGCTCGATGTGTGCCGCGAGTTCGGCCTGCCCGCGGCTATCTTCTTCACTTCCAGCGCTTGCTCGGCCGCGATGGATTACGCTGCGGCGAAGATAAGATCTGGAGAATCCGACGCGCTTCGAGGTTTGCCGGAGGAGATGGATCTGCCGACCGCAGACCTGATGCGGGCCGGTCCGCCTCCGTTACGTCCGAGAGGCGATCTTGCTCCGCCACCGCCTCCATTCGAGCATCGTCACCACGGTGGAGGGCCGATCCCTCCGCCTTTGGTCCCAGGTGGCGATCTAGCTCCGCCACCGCTTCCATTCGAACATCGGCACCAAGGTGGAGGGCCGATCCCGCCTGGTCCGCCGCCGGCCCTCGCACAAATGGACGGCGCGATCGCCCTTCTCTTCAATACGTGCGACGATCTGGAACATCCATTCCTCGAATACCTAGCGAGCAAAGCGAAAAAGCCGATTTGGGGCATTGGTCCTCTCCTCCCGTCTCAATTTTGGTCCGCTGCGGGCTCCGTCCTTCGCGACGGTGCAATCAGGTCCACGACCGGAAAAGGTAACCCTGGCGCCATCTCAGAATCCGACGTCATCGAGTTCCTCGATTCAAAGCCCCATGGTTCCGTGCTCTATGTCTCCTTCGGGTCGATCGTCATCCCCAGCGACGAGGAGCTCCAGGAGCTGACGGAAGCTCTCAAGGAGTCGAGCCGCCCGTTCATCTGGGCCTTGCAACGACACACACGGCGACCCGGCGCGCCCAAGGTCTACTTCCCCGAGGGGCTGGCGGAGGAGGCCAAGGGAAGGGGGATGGTGATCCACGGCTGGGCGCCACAGCTGTTGATACTGAGCCACCCGGCCGTAGGGGGGTTTGTGACGCACTGCGGGTGGAACTCAACGGTGGAGGCGCTCGGCCTCGGCGTGCCCGTCCTCGCGTGGCCGGTGCACGGCGACCAAGTTTGGAACGCGAAGCTGGTGGTGCGGAGGCTGAGGACGGGGTTGGCCGTGATGGCGAGAGCGGAGGGATGGTGA
- the LOC122015073 gene encoding two-component response regulator-like PRR1 isoform X1 has translation MGRERGEEEEEGRRRCLEEGVGVADAGRHHVLDRSKVRILLCDNDPKSSQDVLQLLCKCSYQVISVKSARRVIDVLNVQGSEIDIILAEVDLPMVKGFKMMKYIARNKELRHIPIIMMSAQDEISVVVKCLRLGAADYLVKPLRMNELLNLWTHMWRRRRMLNMREKDVFSHDFEMLLSDPSDANTNSTILISDDTDDQYMVMNPESKVLNNPECESNLSPIEATCKNSLDDVQSTLVDSDRAGTMSLLVLAGRLLSLPKKTQLKVGESSAFLSYVKSNAPNKTPNVGVDMNSAPSLAWISEEHSIEVGGTHGNSKLVPEGYTVGNGVETSRRICSMDFQTPLLNQSSSTEEPQLRNEGSDTSCIPTLYPFPFCYRGMVNQTMIPAPGQMFQGGFNDVQAHTAPPLLPQYNQYNVVPYMPLIQSFPCLPMGTNSQSSHSATQWSSMPSSSAPEVKSSRTERRAAALVKFRQKRKDRCFDKKIRYEKRKSLAERRPRVRGQFAKQVNNVDLNQNMFSGGDVDSEDDDEDGEPTSRDLDLVSSPEQNASD, from the exons ATGGGACGAGAGAGgggcgaagaggaagaagagggaaggaggAGATGCCTCGAAGAAGGTGTTGGTGTTGCTGATGCTGGTCGCCACCATGTCTTGGACCGAAGTAAGGTCAGGATTCTTCTTTGTGATAATGATCCCAAGAGTTCCCAAGATGTTCTACAGCTCCTCTGCAAGTGCTCCTACCAAG TAATTTCTGTGAAATCTGCCAGACGGGTGATTGACGTCCTTAATGTCCAAGGATCAGAAATTGATATCATTCTTGCAGAAGTTGACCTACCAATGGTCAAAGGATTCAAGATGATGAAATATATAGCAAGGAATAAGGAGCTGAGACACATTCCTATTATAA TGATGTCGGCTCAAGATGAAATTTCAGTGGTTGTAAAGTGTTTGCGACTTGGAGCAGCTGATTATTTAGTAAAGCCATTGCGCATGAATGAATTGTTGAACCTCTGGACCCATATGTGGAGAAGGCGGCGCATG CTTAATATGAGAGAGAAGGATGTCTTCAGCCATGATTTTGAGATGCTGTTATCAGATCCTAGTGACGCCAACACAAATAGTACAATTCTTATATCAGATGACACAGATGACCAATATATGGTCATGAATCCAGAATCGAAGGTGTTAAATAATCCTGAATGTGAG TCCAATCTCTCTCCCATCGAGGCTACCTGCAAAAATTCTTTGGACGATGTACAAAGTACTTTAGTTGATTCTGATCGGGCAG GAACTATGTCATTGCTAGTGTTGGCAGGGAGATTGTTATCTTTACCTAAGAAGACCCAGTTAAAAGTTGGTGAATCTTCTGCTTTTTTGTCTTATGTTAAGTCAAATGCACCAAACAAAACCCCAAATGTTGGTGTTGACATGAACTCTGCTCCATCACTAGCTTGGATTTCTGAAGAGCATTCTATTGAAGTAGGTGGTACTCACGGCAACAGCAAATTGGTGCCAGAAGGTTATACTGTTGGAAATGGTGTCGAAACAAGCAGGAGGATATGCAGTATGGACTTTCAGACACCATTATTAAACCAATCTTCTTCCACTGAGGAGCCACAGCTAAGAAATGAGGGTAGTGACACTTCCTGCATTCCAACTTTGTACCCCTTTCCATTTTGTTATCGAGGGATGGTGAATCAGACAATGATACCTGCCCCTGGTCAGATGTTTCAGGGTGGCTTCAATGATGTGCAAGCACACACTGCACCCCCATTGCTACCTCAGTACAATCAGTACAATGTTGTTCCTTATATGCCTCTGATACAATCGTTCCCGTGCCTGCCAATGGGTACAAACTCACAATCAAGTCATTCGGCAACGCAATGGTCATCCATGCCCAGCTCTTCTGCACCGGAAGTGAAATCTAGTCGGACAGAAAGAAGAGCAGCTGCATTAGTGAAGTTTAGGCAGAAGAGAAAGGATAGATGCTTTGATAAGAAAATTAGATATGAAAAACGGAAGTCCCTTGCTGAAAGAAGACCACGGGTACGAGGGCAGTTCGCGAAGCAAGTTAATAATGTGGATCTTAATCAAAATATGTTCAGTGGAGGTGATGTTGATTCTGAGGATGACGACGAAGATGGTGAGCCAACATCCAGGGATCTCGATCTTGTCTCTTCTcctgaacagaatgcttctgatTGA
- the LOC122015073 gene encoding two-component response regulator-like PRR1 isoform X3, whose product MGRERGEEEEEGRRRCLEEGVGVADAGRHHVLDRSKVRILLCDNDPKSSQDVLQLLCKCSYQVISVKSARRVIDVLNVQGSEIDIILAEVDLPMVKGFKMMKYIARNKELRHIPIIMMSAQDEISVVVKCLRLGAADYLVKPLRMNELLNLWTHMWRRRRMLNMREKDVFSHDFEMLLSDPSDANTNSTILISDDTDDQYMVMNPESKVLNNPECESNLSPIEATCKNSLDDVQSTLVDSDRAGRLLSLPKKTQLKVGESSAFLSYVKSNAPNKTPNVGVDMNSAPSLAWISEEHSIEVGGTHGNSKLVPEGYTVGNGVETSRRICSMDFQTPLLNQSSSTEEPQLRNEGSDTSCIPTLYPFPFCYRGMVNQTMIPAPGQMFQGGFNDVQAHTAPPLLPQYNQYNVVPYMPLIQSFPCLPMGTNSQSSHSATQWSSMPSSSAPEVKSSRTERRAAALVKFRQKRKDRCFDKKIRYEKRKSLAERRPRVRGQFAKQVNNVDLNQNMFSGGDVDSEDDDEDGEPTSRDLDLVSSPEQNASD is encoded by the exons ATGGGACGAGAGAGgggcgaagaggaagaagagggaaggaggAGATGCCTCGAAGAAGGTGTTGGTGTTGCTGATGCTGGTCGCCACCATGTCTTGGACCGAAGTAAGGTCAGGATTCTTCTTTGTGATAATGATCCCAAGAGTTCCCAAGATGTTCTACAGCTCCTCTGCAAGTGCTCCTACCAAG TAATTTCTGTGAAATCTGCCAGACGGGTGATTGACGTCCTTAATGTCCAAGGATCAGAAATTGATATCATTCTTGCAGAAGTTGACCTACCAATGGTCAAAGGATTCAAGATGATGAAATATATAGCAAGGAATAAGGAGCTGAGACACATTCCTATTATAA TGATGTCGGCTCAAGATGAAATTTCAGTGGTTGTAAAGTGTTTGCGACTTGGAGCAGCTGATTATTTAGTAAAGCCATTGCGCATGAATGAATTGTTGAACCTCTGGACCCATATGTGGAGAAGGCGGCGCATG CTTAATATGAGAGAGAAGGATGTCTTCAGCCATGATTTTGAGATGCTGTTATCAGATCCTAGTGACGCCAACACAAATAGTACAATTCTTATATCAGATGACACAGATGACCAATATATGGTCATGAATCCAGAATCGAAGGTGTTAAATAATCCTGAATGTGAG TCCAATCTCTCTCCCATCGAGGCTACCTGCAAAAATTCTTTGGACGATGTACAAAGTACTTTAGTTGATTCTGATCGGGCAG GGAGATTGTTATCTTTACCTAAGAAGACCCAGTTAAAAGTTGGTGAATCTTCTGCTTTTTTGTCTTATGTTAAGTCAAATGCACCAAACAAAACCCCAAATGTTGGTGTTGACATGAACTCTGCTCCATCACTAGCTTGGATTTCTGAAGAGCATTCTATTGAAGTAGGTGGTACTCACGGCAACAGCAAATTGGTGCCAGAAGGTTATACTGTTGGAAATGGTGTCGAAACAAGCAGGAGGATATGCAGTATGGACTTTCAGACACCATTATTAAACCAATCTTCTTCCACTGAGGAGCCACAGCTAAGAAATGAGGGTAGTGACACTTCCTGCATTCCAACTTTGTACCCCTTTCCATTTTGTTATCGAGGGATGGTGAATCAGACAATGATACCTGCCCCTGGTCAGATGTTTCAGGGTGGCTTCAATGATGTGCAAGCACACACTGCACCCCCATTGCTACCTCAGTACAATCAGTACAATGTTGTTCCTTATATGCCTCTGATACAATCGTTCCCGTGCCTGCCAATGGGTACAAACTCACAATCAAGTCATTCGGCAACGCAATGGTCATCCATGCCCAGCTCTTCTGCACCGGAAGTGAAATCTAGTCGGACAGAAAGAAGAGCAGCTGCATTAGTGAAGTTTAGGCAGAAGAGAAAGGATAGATGCTTTGATAAGAAAATTAGATATGAAAAACGGAAGTCCCTTGCTGAAAGAAGACCACGGGTACGAGGGCAGTTCGCGAAGCAAGTTAATAATGTGGATCTTAATCAAAATATGTTCAGTGGAGGTGATGTTGATTCTGAGGATGACGACGAAGATGGTGAGCCAACATCCAGGGATCTCGATCTTGTCTCTTCTcctgaacagaatgcttctgatTGA
- the LOC122015073 gene encoding two-component response regulator-like PRR1 isoform X2 — protein sequence MGRERGEEEEEGRRRCLEEGVGVADAGRHHVLDRSKVRILLCDNDPKSSQDVLQLLCKCSYQVISVKSARRVIDVLNVQGSEIDIILAEVDLPMVKGFKMMKYIARNKELRHIPIIMMSAQDEISVVVKCLRLGAADYLVKPLRMNELLNLWTHMWRRRRMLNMREKDVFSHDFEMLLSDPSDANTNSTILISDDTDDQYMVMNPESKVLNNPECESNLSPIEATCKNSLDDVQSTLVDSDRAVLAGRLLSLPKKTQLKVGESSAFLSYVKSNAPNKTPNVGVDMNSAPSLAWISEEHSIEVGGTHGNSKLVPEGYTVGNGVETSRRICSMDFQTPLLNQSSSTEEPQLRNEGSDTSCIPTLYPFPFCYRGMVNQTMIPAPGQMFQGGFNDVQAHTAPPLLPQYNQYNVVPYMPLIQSFPCLPMGTNSQSSHSATQWSSMPSSSAPEVKSSRTERRAAALVKFRQKRKDRCFDKKIRYEKRKSLAERRPRVRGQFAKQVNNVDLNQNMFSGGDVDSEDDDEDGEPTSRDLDLVSSPEQNASD from the exons ATGGGACGAGAGAGgggcgaagaggaagaagagggaaggaggAGATGCCTCGAAGAAGGTGTTGGTGTTGCTGATGCTGGTCGCCACCATGTCTTGGACCGAAGTAAGGTCAGGATTCTTCTTTGTGATAATGATCCCAAGAGTTCCCAAGATGTTCTACAGCTCCTCTGCAAGTGCTCCTACCAAG TAATTTCTGTGAAATCTGCCAGACGGGTGATTGACGTCCTTAATGTCCAAGGATCAGAAATTGATATCATTCTTGCAGAAGTTGACCTACCAATGGTCAAAGGATTCAAGATGATGAAATATATAGCAAGGAATAAGGAGCTGAGACACATTCCTATTATAA TGATGTCGGCTCAAGATGAAATTTCAGTGGTTGTAAAGTGTTTGCGACTTGGAGCAGCTGATTATTTAGTAAAGCCATTGCGCATGAATGAATTGTTGAACCTCTGGACCCATATGTGGAGAAGGCGGCGCATG CTTAATATGAGAGAGAAGGATGTCTTCAGCCATGATTTTGAGATGCTGTTATCAGATCCTAGTGACGCCAACACAAATAGTACAATTCTTATATCAGATGACACAGATGACCAATATATGGTCATGAATCCAGAATCGAAGGTGTTAAATAATCCTGAATGTGAG TCCAATCTCTCTCCCATCGAGGCTACCTGCAAAAATTCTTTGGACGATGTACAAAGTACTTTAGTTGATTCTGATCGGGCAG TGTTGGCAGGGAGATTGTTATCTTTACCTAAGAAGACCCAGTTAAAAGTTGGTGAATCTTCTGCTTTTTTGTCTTATGTTAAGTCAAATGCACCAAACAAAACCCCAAATGTTGGTGTTGACATGAACTCTGCTCCATCACTAGCTTGGATTTCTGAAGAGCATTCTATTGAAGTAGGTGGTACTCACGGCAACAGCAAATTGGTGCCAGAAGGTTATACTGTTGGAAATGGTGTCGAAACAAGCAGGAGGATATGCAGTATGGACTTTCAGACACCATTATTAAACCAATCTTCTTCCACTGAGGAGCCACAGCTAAGAAATGAGGGTAGTGACACTTCCTGCATTCCAACTTTGTACCCCTTTCCATTTTGTTATCGAGGGATGGTGAATCAGACAATGATACCTGCCCCTGGTCAGATGTTTCAGGGTGGCTTCAATGATGTGCAAGCACACACTGCACCCCCATTGCTACCTCAGTACAATCAGTACAATGTTGTTCCTTATATGCCTCTGATACAATCGTTCCCGTGCCTGCCAATGGGTACAAACTCACAATCAAGTCATTCGGCAACGCAATGGTCATCCATGCCCAGCTCTTCTGCACCGGAAGTGAAATCTAGTCGGACAGAAAGAAGAGCAGCTGCATTAGTGAAGTTTAGGCAGAAGAGAAAGGATAGATGCTTTGATAAGAAAATTAGATATGAAAAACGGAAGTCCCTTGCTGAAAGAAGACCACGGGTACGAGGGCAGTTCGCGAAGCAAGTTAATAATGTGGATCTTAATCAAAATATGTTCAGTGGAGGTGATGTTGATTCTGAGGATGACGACGAAGATGGTGAGCCAACATCCAGGGATCTCGATCTTGTCTCTTCTcctgaacagaatgcttctgatTGA
- the LOC122017534 gene encoding uncharacterized protein LOC122017534, whose amino-acid sequence MARYLSSRSLIRSPAAFTSFCPAFLPSLDSSHLLAVRCRSNIPADVNIVEIDLDADGAPGSSEIETLRRRRIVDDAIHGMIVRHFAPDWLPFVPGRSYWVPLQKRPYRVTELIASLADAKLKDPKPRNLLSKEEKMSLTTERGWPSSAYFFGSPSPQVKSPQKSAKAQTDDEDN is encoded by the exons ATGGCTCGATATCTCTCCTCCCGATCCTTAATCCGGTCGCCGGCAGCCTTCACGTCGTTCTGCCCCGCCTTCCTCCCCTCCCTCGACTCCTCCCACCTCCTCGCAGTTCGCTGTCGATCCAACATCCCTGCCGATGTGAACATCGTGGAGATCGATCTCGACGCCGACGGCGCGCCCGGATCGAGCGAGATTGAAACCCTACGAAGGCGCCGCATCGTTGATGACGCTATCCACGGCATGATAGTCCGACATTTCGCTCCCGATTGGCTCCCGTTCGTCCCCGGCAGATCCTATTGGGTCCCCCTCCAGAAGCGACCCTACCGCGTCACCGAACTCATCGCTAGTCTTGCGGACGCCAAGCTTAAGGATCCGAAGCCCAGAAACTTGCTCTCGAAGGAGGAGAAGATGTCGCTTACCACCGAGAGGGGTTGGCCGTCTTCGGCCTATTTCTTTGGGA GTCCGTCTCCACAAGTGAAGAGCCCGCAAAAATCGGCCAAGGCACAAACTGACGACGAAGACAACTGA